A genomic segment from Frateuria edaphi encodes:
- a CDS encoding DoxX family protein translates to MDTLIDRSRHLLPTLRYHWYAIPLRLIVGFGFMEHGYAKLARGPESFTGILHALGMPAPELLAWATILVELFGGLAVLVGAFIPLASIPMAIVLMVAIFTVHLPNGFSSIKLQAVTASGAHFGQPGYETDLLYLAALVALVLGGSGPWALDRLWRKR, encoded by the coding sequence ATGGACACCCTCATCGACCGCTCCCGGCACCTGCTGCCGACGCTCCGCTACCACTGGTACGCGATCCCGCTGCGCCTGATCGTTGGCTTCGGCTTCATGGAACACGGCTACGCCAAGCTCGCGCGCGGGCCGGAGTCGTTCACCGGCATCCTGCACGCGCTGGGGATGCCGGCGCCGGAGCTGCTCGCGTGGGCGACGATCCTGGTCGAGCTGTTCGGCGGCCTGGCGGTGCTGGTCGGCGCGTTCATTCCGCTGGCGAGCATCCCGATGGCGATCGTGCTGATGGTGGCGATCTTCACCGTGCACCTGCCCAACGGCTTCAGCTCGATCAAGTTGCAGGCGGTCACCGCATCCGGTGCGCACTTCGGGCAACCGGGGTACGAGACCGATTTGCTTTACCTCGCCGCGCTGGTCGCCCTGGTGCTGGGCGGAAGCGGTCCGTGGGCGCTGGACCGCCTGTGGCGGAAGCGGTGA
- a CDS encoding HD domain-containing protein, whose translation MLATDIPGVRIPDSTLAREATELVRDTESELLFKHSMRVYAWGALAGRRKNLAFDPELLYVGAMFHDIGLAAHYRKSPLRFEVDGANAARDFLRTHAIAERDIEKVWSAIAFHTTPGIPQFMHPEAALLHVAAGMDVAGRAYEEFTDEEREAVTAAWPREDNFKHAIIDAFYEGLKHRPDSTFGTFNDDFLAFKDPAFRRGDMCSIILHSAWAH comes from the coding sequence ATGCTGGCTACAGACATCCCCGGGGTACGCATCCCCGACAGCACCCTCGCCCGCGAGGCGACCGAACTGGTTCGCGACACCGAAAGCGAACTGCTGTTCAAGCACTCGATGCGCGTTTACGCCTGGGGCGCGCTGGCGGGCCGGCGCAAGAACCTGGCGTTCGATCCGGAGCTGCTTTACGTCGGGGCGATGTTCCATGACATCGGCCTTGCCGCGCACTACCGCAAGAGTCCCCTGCGCTTCGAAGTCGATGGCGCGAATGCGGCGCGCGATTTCCTTCGGACCCATGCGATTGCCGAGCGCGACATCGAGAAGGTGTGGAGCGCGATCGCGTTTCACACCACGCCCGGCATTCCGCAGTTCATGCATCCTGAGGCGGCGCTGCTTCACGTGGCGGCAGGGATGGATGTGGCCGGCCGCGCGTACGAGGAGTTCACGGACGAGGAACGCGAGGCGGTGACCGCGGCCTGGCCGCGCGAGGACAACTTCAAGCACGCCATCATCGACGCGTTCTACGAGGGCCTGAAGCATCGGCCGGACAGCACGTTCGGAACCTTCAACGACGATTTCCTGGCCTTCAAGGACCCGGCGTTCCGGCGAGGGGACATGTGCAGCATCATCCTGCACTCGGCCTGGGCGCACTGA
- a CDS encoding carboxymuconolactone decarboxylase family protein yields the protein MSQRLDYNQISPAGAKALGGVYGYVTQSGLDPVLVDLVYLRVSQINGCAYCLDMHTRDLLKRGASIEKIALVQGWREGGRLFSEREKAALAWAETVTQVAQTGVPDEDFKAASAVFSEKELVDLTFAIGLMNTYNRLAISFRNTPEAVRRAEG from the coding sequence ATGTCCCAACGCCTCGACTACAACCAGATTTCCCCGGCTGGCGCCAAGGCGCTCGGCGGTGTCTACGGCTACGTGACGCAATCCGGGCTGGACCCCGTGCTGGTGGACCTGGTCTACCTGCGCGTGAGCCAGATCAACGGCTGCGCCTACTGCCTGGACATGCACACCCGCGACCTGCTGAAGCGGGGCGCCAGCATCGAAAAGATCGCGCTCGTCCAGGGCTGGCGCGAAGGCGGCAGGCTTTTCAGCGAGCGCGAGAAAGCCGCCCTGGCCTGGGCCGAAACGGTCACGCAGGTCGCGCAGACCGGCGTGCCGGACGAAGACTTCAAGGCGGCATCGGCGGTGTTCAGCGAAAAGGAACTGGTCGACCTGACCTTCGCCATCGGCCTGATGAACACCTACAACCGGCTGGCCATCAGCTTCCGCAACACGCCCGAGGCGGTGCGCCGCGCGGAAGGCTGA
- a CDS encoding cupin domain-containing protein → MSIKRFLATLLASAALAGSAYAHAPDGTVKPNFSHALPNVPGKSLVAVEVNYPPGGASAAHHHARSAFIYAYVVSGAIESQVDDGSARVYKAGESFYEVPGAHHRISRNASKTQPAKLLAVFVVDTGDAPLTTPDK, encoded by the coding sequence ATGTCGATCAAGCGCTTTCTCGCCACCTTGCTGGCCAGCGCCGCACTCGCCGGAAGTGCCTATGCGCACGCTCCGGACGGCACGGTCAAACCGAACTTCTCGCACGCGCTGCCCAACGTCCCGGGCAAGTCGCTGGTCGCGGTGGAGGTCAACTATCCCCCGGGCGGCGCCTCCGCGGCGCACCACCATGCGCGCTCGGCCTTCATCTACGCCTACGTGGTTTCGGGCGCGATCGAAAGCCAGGTCGACGACGGTTCCGCGCGGGTCTACAAGGCGGGCGAATCCTTCTACGAGGTGCCCGGCGCGCACCACCGGATCAGCCGCAACGCGAGCAAGACCCAGCCGGCCAAATTGCTCGCCGTATTCGTCGTCGACACCGGCGATGCGCCCCTCACCACCCCCGACAAATAG
- a CDS encoding PLP-dependent aminotransferase family protein: MKEPERDIFAIPWGMPRALDIRIDRSAATTLAEQIRLGVLAAIGSGVLAPGARLPSWQALAAQLGVARGTVKSAYERLADEQVIVSSRPGGTRVADHPATGRPVPPDDADAPPELYRHLLAGPATFQMGVPASDRFPASLMGRLRAHAARAEVAARAVYPDPRGELAFRREVAAHLALARGIDCRPSQVFITAGFAGALETTFRVLRTEGRKAWMENPGFFQSRRALELAQLVPVPVPVDDDGLDVVRGIELAPDAALALVTPGQQAPLGATLSLARRIELIAWAARTGAWIVEDDYLGELQLRRRAAPALASVDRNGRVIHIGSFSKTISPALRLGFVVAPEGLVDRFNEAVMCLGSAPGPAVQQATARFMHEGHYMRHLRRMKRVYSARGEALQAALERKGYRAQIGGLAVLLRLPDQIPDIDVAREARAWGLAPEPLSPWFQPGGVRQSGLLLGIATIDEAALPSACDRLHELIGKFS; the protein is encoded by the coding sequence TTGAAAGAACCAGAACGCGATATTTTCGCTATACCATGGGGCATGCCACGCGCGCTGGACATCCGCATCGACCGCTCCGCCGCCACCACGCTGGCGGAGCAGATCCGCCTGGGCGTGCTGGCGGCGATCGGCAGCGGCGTACTCGCGCCCGGCGCGAGGCTTCCCTCGTGGCAGGCGCTGGCCGCGCAACTGGGTGTCGCGCGGGGCACCGTCAAATCCGCCTACGAGCGGCTGGCCGACGAGCAGGTCATCGTCTCGTCGCGACCCGGCGGTACGCGGGTGGCCGACCACCCTGCGACCGGTCGGCCGGTTCCGCCCGACGACGCGGACGCGCCGCCGGAGCTGTACCGGCACCTGCTCGCCGGCCCCGCCACCTTCCAGATGGGCGTCCCGGCCTCGGACCGCTTTCCCGCCAGCCTGATGGGACGCCTGCGCGCGCATGCCGCCCGCGCCGAAGTCGCCGCGCGTGCCGTCTATCCCGATCCGCGCGGTGAACTGGCCTTCCGGCGGGAGGTTGCCGCGCACCTGGCCCTGGCGCGGGGGATCGACTGCCGACCCTCGCAGGTCTTCATCACCGCGGGTTTCGCCGGCGCCCTGGAGACGACCTTTCGCGTGTTGCGCACGGAAGGCCGCAAGGCCTGGATGGAAAACCCCGGATTCTTCCAGAGCCGGCGCGCGCTCGAACTGGCGCAGCTCGTTCCGGTCCCGGTGCCCGTGGACGACGATGGCCTGGACGTCGTCCGCGGCATCGAACTCGCGCCCGATGCCGCGCTGGCCCTGGTGACACCGGGCCAGCAGGCACCGCTCGGCGCCACGCTGTCGCTCGCTCGGCGCATCGAGCTGATCGCCTGGGCCGCGCGCACCGGCGCATGGATCGTCGAGGACGACTATCTCGGCGAACTCCAGCTCCGCCGCCGCGCTGCCCCGGCGCTGGCGTCGGTGGATCGCAACGGCCGCGTGATCCACATTGGCTCTTTCAGCAAGACCATCAGCCCCGCGCTGAGGCTCGGCTTCGTCGTCGCTCCCGAGGGGCTGGTGGACCGCTTCAACGAGGCGGTCATGTGCCTCGGCTCGGCACCCGGTCCGGCCGTCCAGCAGGCCACCGCCCGGTTCATGCACGAGGGGCACTACATGCGCCACCTGCGCCGCATGAAGCGCGTCTATTCGGCCCGCGGCGAGGCGCTGCAGGCGGCCCTTGAGCGCAAGGGATACCGCGCGCAGATCGGCGGCCTGGCCGTCCTGCTGCGGCTGCCCGACCAGATACCGGACATTGACGTGGCCCGCGAAGCCCGCGCCTGGGGCCTCGCACCCGAACCGCTGTCGCCCTGGTTCCAGCCCGGCGGCGTGCGGCAATCGGGATTGCTGCTGGGCATCGCCACCATCGATGAGGCGGCGCTCCCGTCCGCATGCGATCGGCTGCACGAGCTGATCGGCAAGTTTTCCTGA
- a CDS encoding YkgB family protein produces MNALVNALARTGLLKNDLDYHVVRASMVVMFFFFGYQKWWDYEAQTLIPFISNGPLIAWMYPVFGIRGASWFLGVAEWLFGALLLGGFWSKRLGVLGAAGSVVTFVMTVTIIPFMPGGWAESAGGFPAMVGNVPFLMKDVVLLAVSVYLLRQDVVRLRASQA; encoded by the coding sequence ATGAACGCACTGGTGAACGCGCTGGCCCGCACCGGCCTCTTGAAGAACGACCTGGACTACCACGTGGTCCGCGCCTCGATGGTGGTGATGTTCTTTTTCTTCGGCTACCAGAAGTGGTGGGACTACGAGGCGCAGACGCTGATTCCCTTCATCAGCAACGGGCCCCTGATCGCCTGGATGTATCCGGTCTTCGGCATCCGCGGCGCGAGCTGGTTCCTGGGCGTGGCCGAGTGGCTGTTCGGCGCGCTGCTGCTCGGCGGTTTCTGGAGCAAGCGGTTGGGCGTGCTGGGCGCGGCCGGTTCGGTGGTCACCTTCGTCATGACCGTCACCATCATCCCGTTCATGCCCGGTGGCTGGGCCGAATCCGCCGGCGGCTTTCCCGCGATGGTGGGCAACGTGCCGTTCCTGATGAAGGACGTGGTGCTGCTAGCGGTGTCGGTGTACCTGCTGCGGCAGGACGTGGTGCGGCTGCGTGCGAGCCAGGCGTAG
- a CDS encoding carboxymuconolactone decarboxylase family protein gives MSRIAIHPLESAAGAAAAVYARITQAVGRVPNCFAAIGQLRPAALKAMLQLDGVLAAGSLSRQDQETVKLVVSETAGCDYCITAHSLLGALTGLEPPMLRRIRNGLRTGDVRRDALVRFVRQLVQSRGTLDEAEVIAIRAAGFSDAQLVEISLAVAVATFTNTFNRINDTEIDLPSVD, from the coding sequence ATGTCCCGCATCGCCATCCACCCGCTCGAATCCGCCGCCGGTGCCGCCGCGGCGGTGTATGCCCGGATCACGCAGGCCGTGGGCCGCGTGCCCAACTGTTTTGCTGCCATCGGCCAGCTGCGACCCGCTGCACTCAAGGCGATGCTGCAGCTCGACGGCGTGCTGGCCGCCGGGTCGCTGAGCCGGCAGGACCAGGAGACGGTGAAGCTGGTGGTCAGCGAGACCGCCGGCTGCGACTACTGCATCACCGCGCACAGCCTGCTTGGCGCGCTCACCGGCCTGGAGCCGCCGATGCTGCGGCGGATCCGCAATGGCCTGCGCACCGGCGATGTACGGCGCGACGCGCTGGTGCGCTTCGTGCGCCAGCTCGTGCAGTCGCGCGGCACGCTGGACGAGGCCGAGGTGATCGCGATCCGCGCTGCCGGCTTCAGTGACGCGCAGCTCGTGGAGATCAGCCTGGCGGTGGCCGTGGCGACCTTCACCAACACCTTCAACCGCATCAACGACACCGAGATCGACCTTCCGTCCGTCGACTGA
- a CDS encoding AraC family transcriptional regulator produces the protein MPPPMDWLSRLLEMTPVRGRLDLRCYYGAPWRIDQASAEPGEIPYHVVLAGSAVLEDPAGGPPQHLAPGDILLIAQGGAHTLHDGSGSKPAPARERAGLNVTFSENAGSGERLDMLCGHFVLTAPHERLLRGYLPPRLVARASAGQDEPGATAAQVASLVSLMRTESAAEHLGGHAMLNALSTALFALALRLSSESGDAPAGLLALAGNPRLAPAITAMFERPAHPWTLPALARLCNVSRATLVRLFNDSLGRSASDLLTDIRMTLAASELRKSNQSTGAVAEAVGYQSEAAFQRAFKQHMGVTPARWRRQAAGNGGGN, from the coding sequence ATGCCCCCACCGATGGACTGGCTCAGCCGCCTGCTGGAGATGACGCCGGTGCGCGGCCGGCTCGATCTGCGCTGCTACTACGGCGCGCCGTGGCGCATCGACCAGGCGTCGGCCGAACCCGGCGAGATCCCCTACCACGTCGTACTCGCCGGCTCGGCCGTGCTCGAAGATCCTGCCGGCGGCCCGCCGCAACACCTCGCCCCCGGCGACATCCTGCTCATCGCCCAGGGCGGCGCGCACACCCTGCACGACGGCAGCGGTTCGAAGCCGGCGCCCGCGCGTGAGCGCGCCGGCCTCAACGTCACCTTCAGCGAGAACGCCGGCAGTGGCGAACGGCTGGACATGCTGTGCGGCCATTTCGTCCTCACCGCGCCGCACGAACGGCTGCTGCGCGGCTACCTGCCCCCGCGCCTGGTGGCGCGTGCGAGCGCAGGGCAGGACGAGCCTGGCGCCACGGCCGCACAGGTCGCCAGCCTGGTCTCGCTGATGCGCACCGAATCGGCCGCCGAACACCTCGGCGGTCACGCCATGCTCAACGCGCTCTCCACCGCGCTGTTCGCGCTCGCGTTGCGCCTGTCCAGCGAATCGGGCGACGCCCCCGCCGGCCTGCTCGCCCTGGCCGGCAACCCGCGCCTCGCCCCGGCCATCACCGCCATGTTCGAACGCCCCGCCCACCCCTGGACGCTGCCCGCGCTCGCGCGCCTGTGCAACGTCTCACGCGCCACCCTGGTCCGCCTGTTCAACGACAGCCTCGGCCGCTCCGCCAGCGATTTGCTCACCGACATCCGCATGACGCTCGCCGCCAGCGAACTGCGCAAGTCGAACCAGTCCACCGGGGCGGTGGCGGAAGCGGTGGGGTATCAGTCGGAGGCGGCGTTCCAGCGGGCGTTCAAGCAGCACATGGGAGTGACGCCGGCGCGGTGGAGGAGGCAGGCAGCAGGTAATGGCGGTGGAAACTAG
- a CDS encoding potassium transporter Kup yields the protein MLNTEHPTGRRLAALALGAVGVVYGDIGTSPLYTIKEVFGPRGVAATPPNVLGGLSLVFWSLVIVVSLKYLLFIMRADNKGEGGIMALMALAQRSVRQRPLAMSVVAVLGIFGAALFYGDGVITPAISVLSAVEGLEVAAPGLAHWIVPLTMLVIGTLFALQRHGTARIGAVFGPVCVAWFLSIASLGVWGIAQQPAILKAVSPTYGVAFFLNNRVEAFFALGAVVLAVTGTEALYADMGHFGRRPIRLAWFAFVLPALLLNYFGQGALVLAHPEAIANPFYHLVPRALLYPMIGLATAATVIASQAVISGAFSMTREAMQLGYMPRMRVVHTSEEMSGQVYVPFINKVLLVLIAAAVIGFGSSDNLGSAYGVAVTGTMVITTLLALIVARYQWRWPWWAICGTGAGLLLVDLGFFSANIIKIESGGWFPLALGLAVFVVLTTWRRGRTLLQRGIQLDGLELGPFIANLAEHPVPRVPGTAVFMTANNALVPHALLHNLKHNKVLHERNVLLTVQTLDAPRAEPEEQLELTRLEDGFGCLILRVGFAEDPDVPRLLARCQRLGEHFDLMDTTFFLSRETVVATPERSGMALWRENLFVFLARNAMPATAFFGIPGNRLIELGAQVEI from the coding sequence ATGTTGAACACCGAACATCCGACCGGCCGGCGCCTCGCGGCGCTGGCACTGGGGGCCGTTGGCGTCGTGTACGGCGACATCGGCACCAGTCCGCTGTACACCATCAAGGAGGTCTTCGGCCCGCGTGGCGTGGCGGCGACGCCACCGAACGTGCTTGGCGGCCTGAGCCTGGTGTTCTGGTCCCTGGTCATCGTGGTGTCGCTGAAGTACCTGCTCTTCATCATGCGCGCCGACAACAAAGGCGAGGGCGGAATCATGGCGTTGATGGCCTTGGCCCAGCGCAGTGTCCGCCAGCGTCCGCTCGCCATGTCGGTCGTGGCCGTGCTGGGTATCTTCGGCGCGGCGCTGTTCTACGGCGATGGCGTGATCACCCCTGCGATTTCCGTGCTTTCTGCGGTGGAGGGCCTGGAGGTCGCCGCGCCGGGACTTGCGCACTGGATCGTGCCGTTGACCATGCTGGTCATCGGTACGCTGTTCGCGCTGCAGCGACACGGTACCGCGCGCATCGGCGCCGTGTTCGGTCCGGTCTGCGTGGCCTGGTTCCTGAGCATTGCGTCATTGGGCGTGTGGGGCATCGCACAGCAGCCTGCCATCCTCAAGGCGGTGAGCCCCACGTATGGCGTCGCGTTCTTCCTGAACAACCGGGTCGAGGCCTTCTTCGCCCTCGGCGCCGTGGTGCTTGCGGTCACCGGCACGGAGGCGCTGTATGCCGACATGGGCCACTTCGGGCGACGGCCGATCCGTCTCGCCTGGTTCGCTTTCGTACTGCCTGCGCTGCTGCTCAATTACTTCGGCCAGGGCGCGCTCGTGCTCGCGCATCCTGAGGCCATCGCCAACCCGTTCTACCATCTGGTGCCACGGGCCTTGCTCTATCCCATGATCGGGCTCGCCACGGCCGCAACGGTGATCGCTTCGCAAGCGGTCATCTCCGGCGCATTCTCGATGACCCGCGAGGCCATGCAACTGGGCTACATGCCTCGCATGCGGGTGGTGCACACCTCCGAGGAGATGTCTGGCCAGGTGTATGTGCCCTTCATCAACAAGGTGCTTCTGGTATTGATCGCCGCAGCGGTGATCGGTTTCGGCTCGTCCGACAATCTCGGCTCTGCCTATGGCGTCGCGGTGACGGGAACCATGGTCATCACCACGCTGCTCGCGCTCATCGTGGCGCGTTACCAGTGGCGTTGGCCATGGTGGGCGATATGCGGCACCGGCGCGGGCCTGCTGCTCGTGGATCTGGGCTTCTTCAGCGCGAACATCATCAAGATCGAGAGCGGTGGCTGGTTCCCGCTGGCGCTGGGACTGGCGGTCTTCGTGGTGCTGACCACCTGGCGCCGCGGCCGCACGCTCCTGCAGCGGGGCATCCAGTTGGATGGGCTGGAACTGGGGCCGTTCATCGCCAACCTGGCCGAGCACCCGGTGCCGCGCGTGCCCGGCACGGCCGTGTTCATGACTGCCAACAACGCTCTGGTACCGCATGCGCTGCTGCACAACCTCAAACACAACAAGGTGCTCCACGAACGCAACGTCCTGTTGACGGTGCAAACGCTGGACGCGCCTCGTGCTGAGCCGGAGGAACAGCTGGAGCTAACCCGGCTCGAGGACGGCTTTGGCTGCCTGATCCTGCGGGTGGGTTTTGCGGAAGACCCGGACGTGCCGCGGCTGCTCGCCCGCTGCCAGCGGCTGGGTGAGCATTTCGACCTGATGGACACCACCTTCTTCCTATCCCGGGAGACGGTGGTTGCCACGCCAGAGCGCTCCGGCATGGCGCTGTGGCGGGAGAATCTGTTCGTGTTTCTGGCGCGCAACGCCATGCCCGCCACCGCCTTTTTCGGCATACCAGGCAACCGCCTTATCGAGTTGGGCGCGCAAGTGGAGATCTGA